In Pseudorasbora parva isolate DD20220531a chromosome 20, ASM2467924v1, whole genome shotgun sequence, a single window of DNA contains:
- the LOC137049880 gene encoding gastrula zinc finger protein XlCGF57.1-like produces MAFIKEESEDVAIEEAFRVKDEETEEQIDLMVLKKDSELLNEMEEKDQHKNTLCCSQPEKTRKRDDKKGTSSNFTCRRCGKGFALKSSLNAHIRTHDRVKCCTCQHCGKSFERKNFKAHLRSHSEKRLYTCPQCEKSFTLKRRFEDHIRSHTGEKPFTCQQCGNRFTLKGSLNRHMKIHTEEKPFTCTWCAKSFSQIGNFKVHMRVHTGEKPYTCQQCGKSFTRKGSRNRHMRVHKDLTGLREETEVLNEMEEKDQYKNYVFMKREKPFSCSQAESPLAKTKRTRGNFTCLLCRKSFAPGVSLKRHMRVHTGEKPYTCQQCGRSFCSKANLKVHMRIHTGEKPFPCPQCGKRFNRKGTLNRHMRVHTGEKPYTCPQCGKTFAERGSLNRHVQIHTGEKLFTWEHCGISFTQQKHLEYHMSIHE; encoded by the exons AtggcgtttattaaagaggagagtgaagacgtGGCGATTGAAGAAGCATTCAGAGTGAAAGATGAAGAGACTGAGGAACAAATAG ACCTGATGGTGCTGAAAAAAGACAGTGAACTACTGAATGAAATGGAAGAGAAAGATCAACATAAGAATACTTTATGTTGCTCACAGCCTGAAAAGACACGAAAAAGAGATGACAAGAAGGGAACTAGTAGTAATTTCACCTGCCGACGGTGTGGGAAAGGTTTCGCTCTGAAAAGCAGCCTCAACGCGCACATAAGAACACATGATCGAGTGAAGTGTTGCACCTGCCAACACTGTGGGAAGAGTTTTGAACGTAAAAACTTTAAAGCCCACTTGAGAAGTCACTCTGAGAAGCGTCTCTACACatgtcctcagtgtgaaaagagtttCACTCTCAAACGACGCTTTGAAGACCACATCAGGagtcacactggagagaagccgttcacctGCCAGCAGTGTGGGAACAGATTCACTTTGAAAGGAAGCCTTAACAGACACATGAAAATCCACACCGAAGAGAAGCCGTTCACATGCACTTGGTGTGCAAAAAGTTTCAGTCAAATTGGAAACtttaaagtccacatgagagttcacactggagagaagccgtacacctgccaacagtgtggaaagagtttcactcgaAAAGGAAGCCGTAACAGGCACATGAGAGTTCATAAAG ACCTGACGGGGCTGAGAGAGGAGACTGAAGTACTGAATGAAATGGAAGAGAAAGATCAATATAAGaattatgttttcatgaaaagAGAAAAACCTTTTAGTTGCTCACAGGCTGAAAGTCCTTTGGCTAAAACTAAGAGAACTAGAGGTAATTTCACCTGCCTTCTGTGTAGAAAGAGTTTTGCTCCCGGCGTAAGCCTTAAAagacacatgagagttcacactggagagaagccttacacctgccaacagtgtggaaggAGTTTCTGTAGTAAAGCAAaccttaaagtccacatgaggattcacactggagagaaaccgttcCCCTGCccacagtgtggaaagagattTAACCGAAAAGGAACCCTTAACCGGCACATGAGGgttcacaccggagagaagccgtACACCTGCCCACAGTGTGGGAAAACATTTGCTGAAAGAGGAAGTCTTAACAGGCAcgtgcaaattcacaccggagaGAAACTGTTTACATGGGAACACTGTGGAATAAGTTTCACTCAACAAAAACACCTGGAGTACCACATGAGTATTCATGAATGA